One window of the Eucalyptus grandis isolate ANBG69807.140 chromosome 6, ASM1654582v1, whole genome shotgun sequence genome contains the following:
- the LOC104429477 gene encoding protein ACCELERATED CELL DEATH 6-like yields the protein MRPAIREKEQEMKTKEDGKPPTKHMHSSMYKAAKEGNFTALENSMRKDGKDEPRLDLLKLETRMGNNLVHLAAESGHEDFIKQVLRKCPELVAKPNNSCHEFAQLVDKPDNSCRGADTPLHIAARTRHFKVMETILFEAKLREVNATTETPCTQKMKEMENGGTARIITSLLRKKNGAGNTALHEALRNGDEKMGMLLWKEDKEMVGSVNMAGESALYVAAELGFEKVVKEMVKFLESGRQCEEGVRDRALRGPEGQNPLHAAVLAGNRNCVEALINLKGSDMTNKADDNGRTALHLAAKAGEKDIATRLLLTDPSSAYTKERTHGRTPLLEAASSGHIYVLREILEHCPDTVEVADDEGRNVVHLALKCGPKHSKAVLRLPELVRLVNEADCFGNTPLHVAAGDLNYRMVKRLLKIPGVDLRAKNNKGCTFLDICESEWQYTKRKDYLYRNLKSIPAGRKPQTWNHPAVQPTSLDKPEADLKGHANALCVVATLLATITFAAAFTLPGGLTPEDIDALPPLPSPYATSMTPLSNHLQRN from the exons ATGAGGCCTGCAATtcgagaaaaagaacaagagatgAAGACGAAGGAGGACGGTAAACCCCCAACGAAGCACATGCACTCAAGTATGTACAAAGCCGCCAAAGAAGGCAACTTCACTGCCCTCGAAAACTCGATGCGGAAAGATGGAAAAGACGAACCCCGACTAGACCTCCTCAAACTAGAGACCCGTATGGGCAACAATCTCGTCCACCTCGCGGCGGAGTCGGGCCACGAGGACTTCATCAAGCAGGTCCTCCGCAAGTGCCCCGAGCTCGTGGCCAAGCCCAACAACTCCTGCCACGAGTTCGCCCAGCTCGTTGACAAGCCTGACAACTCCTGTCGTGGCGCGGACACGCCGCTCCACATCGCAGCGCGGACACGCCACTTCAAAGTCATGGAGACCATCCTCTTCGAGGCCAAGCTACGGGAGGTGAACGCCACCACCGAGACGCCATGCACACAGAAGATGAAAGAGATGGAGAATGGGGGCACAGCCAGGATCATTACCAGCTTGCTGAGGAAAAAAAACGGGGCCGGGAACACGGCTCTGCACGAGGCGCTGAGGAACGGGGATGAGAAGATGGGGATGTTACTGTGGAAAGAAGATAAAGAGATGGTGGGGAGCGTCAACATGGCCGGCGAGAGCGCATTGTATGTGGCGGCTGAGTTAGGGTTTGAGAAAGTGGTGAAGGAGATGGTGAAGTTCTTGGAGAGCGGCAGGCAATGTGAAGAAGGTGTTCGGGATCGCGCTTTGAGGGGCCCGGAAGGCCAAAACCCCTTGCACGCTGCTGTTCTTGCTGGAAATAGGA ATTGCGTGGAAGCTCTCATAAATCTCAAAGGATCGGATATGACCAACAAGGCCGACGACAACGGAAGAACAGCCCTGCACCTCGCAGCGAAAGCCGGAGAGAAAGACATCGCCACCCGCCTCCTCCTAACCGACCCTTCCTCGGCCTACACCAAGGAACGCACCCATGGCCGAACCCCACTGCTCGAAGCCGCCTCGTCGGGCCACATCTACGTCCTGAGAGAGATCCTCGAGCACTGCCCCGACACGGTCGAGGTCGCCGACGACGAGGGCCGGAACGTGGTTCACCTCGCGCTGAAGTGCGGGCCGAAACACTCTAAGGCGGTGTTGAGATTGCCCGAGCTGGTGAGGCTGGTGAACGAGGCCGACTGCTTTGGGAACACGCCGCTGCACGTGGCGGCTGGGGACCTGAACTACAGAATGGTGAAGAGGTTGCTGAAGATTCCCGGGGTGGATCTGAGGGCCAAGAACAACAAGGGCTGCACGTTTCTGGATATTTGTGAGTCTGAGTGGCAATACACCAAGAGGAAG GACTACCTTTACCGAAACCTGAAGTCCATCCCAGCTGGCCGAAAGCCTCAGACGTGGAACCACCCTGCCGTCCAACCCACCTCCCTCGACAAGCCTGAAGCCGACCTCAAGGGCCACGCCAATGCCCTTTGTGTCGTCGCCACCCTCCTTGCTACCATCACTTTTGCCGCCGCCTTCACATTGCCTGGTGGTTTGACGCCTGAAGATATTGACGCTCTTCCACCGCTGCCATCCCCTTATGCAACTTCCATGACTCCCCTCAGCAACCACCTCCAGCGAAATTAA
- the LOC104451367 gene encoding ankyrin repeat-containing protein NPR4-like, with translation MRSAIREKEQEMKMKEDGKPSPKDMDPSMYKAAKEGNFTALENSIRKYGEDEPRLDPLKLETRKGNSLVHLAAESGHEDFIKQVLRKCPQLVAKPNNSCRECAQLVDKPDKSCCGADTPLHIAARTRPFKVMETILSEAKLREGKATTETPCTQKMKEMENGGTARIITSLLSKTNGAGNTALHEALRNGNEKMGMLLWSEDEEMVGSVNKAGESALYVAAELGIEKVVKEMVKFLESGRQCEEGVRDRALRGPEGQNPLHAAVLAGSRNCVEALINLQGSDMINKADDNGRTALHFAAKAGEKDIATRLLLTDPSSAYTKERTHGRTPLLEAASSGHLHVLREILEHCPDTVEVADDEGRNVVHLALKCGPKHSKAVLRLPELVRLVNEVDRFGNTPLHVAAGDLNYRMVKRLLKIPGVNLRAKNDEGCTFLDICESEWQYTKRKCLLTGTSYPSGLAKSLRQARSRPQGHANALCVVATLLATITFAAAFTLPGGLTPEDIDTLPPLPSPLYNFHDSPQHPPPAKLSGQKNHKPGHPILIDQTAFKVFILADVLAVSTSLTVLFLLISAMLAEEMALRRAIVYSKKLLYISLGGTMVAFVTGLYSVISTDVVWLEFAVGVIGSSIPFLIKYFQVKSFTSTPVCLHRLLSKKSTKKPWSVSCNGKVHNNSESSDKTSSVDDEIKRTVPPRLSLGPHCKRFSS, from the exons ATGAGGTCTGCAATtcgagaaaaagaacaagagatgaagatgaaggaggacgGTAAACCCTCACCGAAGGACATGGACCCAAGTATGTACAAAGCCGCCAAAGAAGGCAACTTCACTGCCCTCGAAAACTCGATCCGGAAATATGGAGAAGACGAACCCCGGCTAGACCCCCTCAAACTAGAGACCCGCAAGGGCAACAGTCTCGTCCACCTCGCGGCGGAGTCGGGCCACGAGGACTTCATCAAGCAGGTCCTCCGCAAGTGCCCCCAGCTCGTGGCCAAGCCCAACAACTCCTGCCGCGAGTGCGCCCAGCTCGTTGACAAGCCCGACAAATCCTGTTGTGGCGCGGACACGCCGCTCCACATCGCAGCGCGGACACGCCCCTTCAAAGTCATGGAGACCATCCTCTCCGAGGCCAAGCTACGGGAGGGGAAGGCCACCACCGAGACGCCATGCACACAGAAGATGAAAGAGATGGAGAATGGGGGCACAGCCAGGATCATTACCAGCTTGCTGAGTAAGACGAACGGGGCCGGGAACACAGCGCTGCACGAGGCGCTGAGGAACGGGAATGAGAAGATGGGGATGTTACTGTGGAGCGAAGATGAAGAGATGGTGGGGAGCGTCAACAAGGCCGGCGAGAGCGCATTGTATGTGGCGGCTGAGTTAGGGATTGAGAAAGTGGTAAAGGAGATGGTGAAGTTCTTGGAGAGCGGCAGGCAATGTGAAGAAGGTGTTCGGGATCGCGCTTTGAGGGGCCCGGAAGGCCAAAACCCCTTGCACGCTGCTGTTCTTGCTGGAAGTAGGA ATTGCGTGGAAGCTCTCATAAATCTCCAAGGATCGGATATGATCAACAAGGCCGACGACAACGGAAGAACAGCCCTGCACTTCGCAGCGAAAGCCGGAGAGAAAGACATCGCCACCCGCCTCCTCCTAACCGACCCTTCCTCGGCCTACACCAAGGAACGCACCCATGGCCGAACCCCACTGCTCGAAGCCGCCTCGTCGGGCCACCTCCACGTCCTGAGAGAGATCCTCGAGCACTGCCCCGACACGGTCGAGGTCGCCGACGACGAGGGCCGGAACGTGGTTCACCTCGCGCTGAAGTGCGGGCCGAAACACTCTAAGGCGGTGTTGAGATTGCCCGAGCTGGTGAGGCTGGTGAACGAGGTCGACCGCTTTGGGAACACGCCGCTGCACGTGGCGGCTGGGGACCTGAACTACAGAATGGTGAAGAGGTTGCTGAAGATTCCTGGGGTGAATCTGAGGGCCAAGAACGACGAGGGCTGCACGTTTCTGGATATTTGTGAGTCTGAGTGGCAATACACCAAGAGGAAG TGCTTACTTACTGGTACTTCTTA TCCATCCGGGCTGGCCAAAAGCCTCAGACAAGCCCGAAGCCGACCTCAAGGCCACGCCAATGCCCTCTGTGTCGTCGCCACCCTCCTTGCTACCATCACTTTTGCCGCCGCCTTCACATTGCCTGGTGGTTTGACGCCTGAAGATATTGACACTCTTCCACCGCTGCCATCCCCCTTATACAACTTCCATGACTCCCCTCAGCACCCACCTCCGGCGAAATTAAGCGGCCAAAAAAACCACAAACCTGGCCACCCTATCCTCATTGATCAAACTGCTTTCAAGGTCTTCATCCTAGCCGACGTCCTCGCCGTATCTACTTCCCTGACAGTCCTGTTCCTCTTGATCTCAGCTATGCTTGCCGAGGAAATGGCCTTGAGGAGGGCCATCGTGTACAGTAAGAAACTGCTTTACATCTCCCTCGGGGGGACCATGGTTGCCTTCGTGACGGGGCTGTACAGTGTCATATCGACCGATGTTGTGTGGTTGGAGTTTGCCGTGGGGGTCATTGGATCAAGCATCCCGTTCCTGATCAAGTATTTCCAGGTCAAGAGCTTCACTTCTACTCCTGTGTGTCTTCATCGGCTCCTCAGCAAGAAGAGCACGAAGAAGCCTTGGAGTGTCAGTTGTAATGGGAAGGTTCACAACAACTCTGAGTCCTCCGATAAAACTAGCTCCGTCGATGATGAAATCAAGCGGACTGTGCCACCTCGTCTATCTTTGGGGCCACATTGCAAGCGCTTCTCGTCATAA